In Cherax quadricarinatus isolate ZL_2023a chromosome 1, ASM3850222v1, whole genome shotgun sequence, the DNA window atatctgtctatagtggcctgtacctctcgttcctttatgacttccctaaagtgtttcacaacattgtcagtgtaatagtcaccagcacggcttgcaatagctgtgtgagggtgattttcatccatgaaggtttgcacttcaagccactttgcacagatttccttaatctttgtagtaggcaatttcttcaatttctctctcccctccttcgaaccagtttcctcaggtctggcctcttgctgttgaagttgatctatcagctcatcagtggttagttcttcattgtcctcctccaccaactcttccacatcatccccactaacctccaaccccaaggactttcccaatgccataatggattcctcaactggcataggattctcagggttagcctgaaacccttcaaaatccctttggtctacacattctggccacagtttcttccaagcagagttcaaggtcctcttagtcactccctcccaagccttacctataaggtttacacaattgaggatattaaagtgatctctccaaaagtctcttagagtcagttgagtttctgaggtcactacaaagcacctttcaaacagagcttttgtgtacagttttttgaagtttgcaataacctgctggtccatgggctgcaggagaggagtggtattaggaggcaaaaacttcaccttaatgaatttcatgtccccataaagtcgctctgccacgtctgtaggatgaccaggggcattgtctaacaccaggaggcacttaagttctaatttcttttcagttaggtaatctttcatagaaaaagtccttagtgacccatgccttactgtttgccctccacagcacacacaaattttccttgaggacattcttttgcctgaacggtctgggagtttcagagtgatacactaataaaggcttcactttgcaatcaccagtagcattggaacacatcaacagagtaagcctgtctttcataggcttatgtcctgggagtgccttttcctcctgagtaatgtaggtcctgcttggcattttcttccaaaacaggcctgtttcatcacaattaaacacttgttcaggtttcagtccttcagtttctatgtactccttgaattcctgcacatatttttcagctgctttgtggtccgaactggcagcctcaccatgccttatcacactatgtatgccactacacctcttaaatctctcaaaccaacctttgctggccttaaattcactcaaatcatcactagttgcaggcatttttttaattaaatcctgatgcaacttgagagatgctatctcctgctatctgtttctcatttatccacaccaataagagtctctcaacatcttccatcacttgcgatctctgtttcgaaaacacagttaaacctttggcaagaacagcttccttgattgcctttttgttggccacaatagtagcgatggttgatttgggtttattatacaacctggccagctcggagacacgcactccactttcatacttatcaatgatctctttcttcatctctatagtaattctcacccttattgctgtagggttggcagtagaagctttcttttggcccatggtcacttattttgcagataaaatcaccagaaacactgtaataatacgaaatgttccgattgtatgcttggatgttaccgcggaggctggctggtgaacaatgccaccggcggaacatgtgaggctggctaagggcgcacattagacgcgtctcggacgaacagcgttgagcgggttttttagcggtatgcgaggcaaaatcttagcgataaaatgtagcggtatgcggatttaacgttatgtgatgccaacggtatgcgggggtccactgtaccttgaaattgaggtcaaagtagcagaaatgtttgatttttaccaaagttcaaaagtaaacaaatcatgctaagcgtccaatacacgtcaactggtgagtctaatattctttcacaagtgtgccgatattattcataccatttctacactaatgcagtagtttgcataacagtaaatctgttttttgtgagaataaaaattcaaaatggaaagcaaaagaatgtaagagaggCGTGGGGGCGTGACTAATGAActgagtgccaggaatgtctttcttgtttattctggatcctatttggaaatcggcatcttttgaaatttgtgtgaacttggcaaaattgctaaattctgaccactgtattggatagttgaaatcggtaaatgggtggtttcttgtactcattcggtaaaaaaaatggagttctagcgaaattcgtacgatttttgtcgactagtacactggaattggctgaaaatagggctcaacgtgggcaaaatcgccagtgcataaacatcgtcgagactgctaactttgcgagagcataattccgtaagttttccatcagatttcatacttttggtgtcattatgatcgggaaaagattctctatcttttcataagaattttttttttttttttttttttttgaaatttgggggaccctgagaacaagtctctgagagggcctgtggaccctgaaagggttaagagcaaGTTGATGATGGCATCAGAAAATTTAGATAACGACAAATTAGATATCACATTAGTGagagggaatatggaagaagtgaatattttcagatatttgggagttgacgtgtcagtggatgggtttatgaaggataaggttaaccatagaattgatgaaggaaaaaagatgaatggtgtgttgaggtatatgtggagacaaaaaaacgttatctatggaggcaaagaagggaatgtatgaaagtacagtatagtggttggaggcagtgtagatgtcctgtctaagggcagtgtgtggtgtaaattttATGCAGAAATTTTGGAGTGCGGAAataaggagaaggtgtggagttaataaaattattagtcagagggctgaagaggggttgttgaggtggtttagtcatttagagagaatggatcaaagtagaatgacgtggagagtgtacaaatctgtaggggaaggaaggcagggtaggggtcgtcctcgaaaaggttggagggagggggtaaaggaggttttgtgggcgagcttcttggacttccagcaaacgtgcgtgagcgtgttagataggagtgaatggaaatgaatggcttttgagacctgacgagctgttggagtgtgagcagggttatatttagtgaagggattaagggaaactggttatttttatatatccGGACTTGagcactggaaatgggaagtatagtgcctgcacttaaaaggaggggtttgggatattggtagtttggagggatatgttatatatctatatatgcctctaaactgttgtacagtggacccccggtattagatggcatcggtatttgataaatccggtatttgatgcattatatcgcaaaaattttgcctcggtatccgatcgaaaacccggtattcaatacgattcgtacgagatgcGTCCACgcgtggcctgaactgccccgtgtgtgccagtgtttacaagccagccagtgtgcgcgcatctaaggatacattcggtacattccacattatcactgtttttggtgcttgtttctgcaaaataagtcaccatgggccccaagaaagcttctagtgccaacccttcgagaaaaaaggtgctaatgactattgaaatgcaGTAAGAGATAATTGcgaagtacgaaagtggagtgcctgtgtcggagctggtcaggttgtataataaaccccaatcaaccatcgctactatagtgaccatgaaaacagcaatcaaggaagctgttcttgcaaaaggtgcaactgtaattacgaaacagcgaccgcacgtgttagaaaatgttgagagactgttattggtgtggataaatgaaaaacagatagcaggagatagcatctctcaagcgatcatttgtaaaaaggctaggcagttgcatgacgaaattgcctgcaactagtggtgatgtgagtgaatttaaggccagcaaaggttggtttgaaagatttaagaatcgtagtggcatacatagtgtgattaggcatggtgaggctgccagttcggatcaaaaagcagctgaaaaatatgtgaaggaattcaaggattacatagacagtgaagacttgaaacctgaacaagtgtttaattgcgacaaaacaggcctgttttggaagaaaatgccaagcaggacctacattactcaggaggaaaaggcactcccaggacataagcctatgagagacaggcttactctgttgatgtgtgccaatgctagtggtgattgcaaagtgaagcctttattggtgtatcactctgaaactcccagagtgttcaggaaaaacaatatcctcaaggctaatttgtgtgtgctgtggagggcaaacagtaaggcatgggtcactagggactttttctatgactggttacaccatgcatttgccaccattgtgaaaaattacctaattgaaaagaaattagaccttaagtgcctcctggtattaaaaaatgcccctggtcatcctacagacttggcagagcgactttctggggacatgagcttcattaaggtcaagtttttgcctcctaataccactcctctcctgcagcccatggaccagcaggtcatttccaactttaagaaactgtacacaaaagctatgtttcaaaagtgctttgtagtgaccacagaaactcaactgactctagaagagttttggaaggatcactttattatcctcaattgtataaacgttataggtatggcttgggagggagtgactaagaggaccttgaactctgcttggaaaaaactgtggccagaatgtgtagacaaaagggattttgaaggatttgaggctaaccctgagaagcctgtgccagttgaggaatccattgtggcattggggaagtccttggggttggaggttagtggggaggatgtggaaaagttggtggaggaggacaatgaagaactaaccactgatgagctgctagatcatcttcaacagcaagaggccacacctgcggaaactgcttcggaggagggtatagagaaattgaagaagttgcctacttcaaagattaaggaaatgtgtgcaatgtggctaaaagtgcaaaccttttttgatgacaatcaccctaacacagctattgcaagccgtgctggtcactattacactgacaatgttgtgaaccactttaggaatgtcataaaggaacgggaggtacaggccactttggacagatatgttgtgtgacagaagtccagtgactctgaagctggtcctaggggcattaaaagaagaagggaagtaaccccggaaaaggacttgctacctcaagtcctagtGGAAGGGGAtatcccttctaaacactaacccatcccttcaatcatcaccagatcttcattaaaggtaagtgtcaattattgttatttttttttttttttcaacaagtcggttgtctcccaccgaggcagggtgacccaaaaaagaaagaaaatccccaaaaagaaaatactttcatcatcattcaacactttcaccacactcacacattatcactgcttttgcagaggtgctcagaatacaacagtttagaagcatatacgtataaagatacacaacatatgcctccaaactgccaatatcccaaaccctcctttaaagtgcaggcattgtacttcccatttccaggactcaagtccgactatgtgaaaataaccagtttccctgaatcccttcactaaatattaccctgctcacactccaacagatcgtcaggtcccaagtatcatttgtctccattcactcctatctaacactctcatgcatgcttgctggaagtccaagcccctcgcccacaaaacctcctttaccccctctttccaaccctttccaaccctttcgaggacaacccctacccctctttccttcccctatagatttatatgctttccatgtcattctactttgatccactctctctaaatgaccaaaccacctcaacaacccctcttctgccctctgactaatgcttttattaactccacacctcctaatttccacactccgaattttctgcataatatttacaccacacattccccttagacaggacatctccactgcctccaaccgtctcctcgctgctgcatttaccacccaagcttcacatccatataagagtgttggtactactatactttcatacattcccttctttgcctccatagataacattttttgactccacatatacctcaacgcaccactcaccttttttccctcatcaattctatgattaacctcatccttcataaatccatccaccgacacgtcaactcccaagtatctgaaaacattcacttcttccatactcctcctccccaatttgatatccaatttttctttatctaaatcatttgataccctcatcaccttactcttttctatgttcactttcaactttctacctttacacacattctcaaactcatccactaacctttgcaatttttctttagaatctcccataagcatagtatcatcagcaaaaagtaactgtgtcaattcccattttgaatttgatttcccataatttaatcccacccctcttccgaacaccctagcatttacttcttttacaaccccatctataaatatattaaacaaccatggtgacattacacatccctgtctaagacctacttttaccgggaagtattctccctctcttctacacaccctaacctgagccccactatcctcataaaagctctttacagcatttagtaacttaccacctattccatatacttgcaacatctgccacattgctcctctatccactctatcatatgccttttctaaatccataaatgcaataaaaacttccctacctttatctaaatactgttcacatatatgcttcaatgtaaacacttgatctacacatcccctacccactctgaagcctccttgctcatccgcaattctactttctgtcttacctctaattctttcaattataaccctaccgtatacttttcctggtatactcagtaaacttattcctctataatttttacaatctcttttgtcccctttccctttatataaagggactatacatgctctctgtcaatccctaggtacctttccctctttcatgcatttattaaacttacattctgctcttcttcacttctaaaagatggtatacctccctggccagtgcatgaaattactgcctccctttcttcctcaacatttaaaagttcctcaaaatattctcgccatctacctaatatttccctctccccatctactaactcccctactctgtttttaactgacaaattcatactttccctaggctttcttaacttgtttaactcactccaaaaatttttcttattttcattaaaatttcgtgacagtgcctctcccactctttcatctgctctccttttgtactctctcaccactctcttcacctttcttttactctccatatactctgctcttcttataacacttctgctttgtaaaaacctctcgtaagctacctttttctcttttatcacaccctttacttcatcattccaccaatcactcctctttcctcctgcccccaccctcctataaccacaaacttctgccccacattctaatactgcatttttcaaccccccccactactcatctttgtgctagcccacctttctgccaatagtcgcttatatcttgcccgaacttcctcctcccttagtttatacactttcacctccctcttacttgttgttgccaccttcctcttttcccatctacctcttactctaactgtagctacaactaaataatgatccgatatatcagttgcccctctataaacatgtagtacatcctggagcctacccatcaaccttttatccaccaatacataatctaagaaactactttcattacatgctacatcataccttgtatatttatttatcctctttttcataaaatatgtattagttgttaccaaatttctttctacacatagctcaattaaaggctccccatttacatttacccctggcaccccaaatttacctactactccctccataacatttttacccactttagcattgaaatccccaaccaccattactctcacacttgattcaaaactccccatgcattcactcaacatttcccagaatctctctctctcctctacacttctctcttctccaggtgcatacatgcttactataacccacttttcacatccaatctttattttactccacataatccttgaatttatacatttgtaatccctcttttcctgccatagcttatccttcaacattattgctactccttctttagctctaactctatttgaaacccctgacctaatcccatttattcctctccattgaaactctcccacccccttcagctttgtttcacttaaagccaggacatccagtttcttctcattcataacatccacagtcatctctttcttatcatttgcacaatatccacgcacattcagacttcccactttgacaattttcttcttcttattctttttagtaatctttacaggaaaaggggttactagcccattgttcccggcattttagttgacttttacaacacgcatggcttacggaggaaagattcttattccacttccccatggatataaaaggaaaagtaataagaccaagaactattaagataaaatcaaagaaaactcagatgagtgtgtataaataaacgtgtacatgtatatgtagtgtgacctaagtgtaagtggaagtagcaagacgtacctgtaatcttgcatatttatgagacagacaaaagacaccagcaatcctaccatcatgtaaaacaattacaggctttcgctttacactcacttggcaggacggtagtacctccctggatgattgctgtctaccaacctactactactactgttattgtaaatattctattgcattaaacttaatatttcatgtagtaaaaattgtttttttcatacttttgggtgtctttcacagattaatttgatttccattatttcttatgaggaaaattgattcgcttttcgatattttctgtattcgatgagctctcaggaatggattaacccttcatcgcgcaaggggtccgaaaatttgaaattcgaactgaactccctatggtggatagagtaactcaatacaaggtcactgatcccatataaattgatttctgatggttagttttcgagcaattgctaatctccgaagaccgaaaatattCGGCTGCGCCCGACAAAgggattaaaaaattttatgttgcaaacttgcaattgttaataaaacacaccaaaacaattttttaaatttaatatacaaacagacaatataaaaaaacataaatggaacttgtatcaaaacattttttaattgttacaaaaatataaaaaggaagcaaatatcaacaatgccaaattgcaaagtgatgcaagtttcaatccctatattcctgagattcatttggaagaCCAATGATTCTATATTGCTAAATGGAAAGATGGAAGTCTGAgaaacaatttctatcagtctttatgcacagatttactttgcatacactaCACACGAATGACGATGTTACCGGTTTCTTCgtgttgctgcaatacttgcaagtaAACGGCCTTTGCCCTGCCATTGGGAAGTGCATTAGACTAAGGTCTTtcctaacactgtcatcaggcatttctgtacgttttcccctcccaggtttcactaTGCCAACACCATTGGAAGTACATGGTGAATTAGTTGGTGAAGGTCTTGGAGTTGTTTTTAGGATGCTGCCTCTAAGGTTTTGTCCTTTAGACCTTGCAATTTCAGAGATACAATTCCTGAAATACTTCAGTTGCATACACTTTTGCTTTATTGCTCGAGAATCACGGCAATAAAgcagccatgcattcacaacagcaagatcaagaatataggcaaatagccgcatgtaccaacgttttgatttcattggtgttttgtagagatgcatcaacatgttgcttttgtcaatacctcccatgtttgcattatagttcttgatgactgcagggcacGATATTTGGTCTTTCCTCTTTGTAACCCTGTTATATCTGTCAACAAGACTCAGAGGCTCGACCCCAATATCAGttgtcactaaagtcacaactttggtgtccttccatcttacaacaaggacaccatcattgttgttgaaGCAAAAATTGCCCCTGACCACAGTGTTCCTTTCCATTTGTTTGATAGGCGCCAGAtctggcttaccacatctattgtcacgtactgttccagtgtatctgcagttatacttatctcttagtagcttgaccaaaggtatacttgaaaagaaattgtcagcatagattgctgatgtgttggtcttgttcatagtttgtgcaagtaccagaacaatctttgtaCTTATTGGAAGTTTAGATTCTTCCTGTGGAAGCTGTATGGGATGTGTGTCAAAAGTTGTtgtgccttgatacatgagtatatcatgtttgagtccatcttgacttgcacgacaaaaaagtttgaaaccccacttatctggttttgttttgatgtactgccttaggtttccagcagttttacccttgaaaccaaccatgacttcatcaatagattgcttgggtgtagctggaattttcaagcaagcattagttagttcagtgtaaagaggccttactttgtagaatctgtcattatccttttttGTGTTGTCATTGAAATGAATATGACTTCTAAGGTACCTAAACCTCTTAGACGCCATGCTATCTACAACCTGTGGGATCCTAAAAGCAGCTTTCCAATAGTCTTCGAGGGATGGTAGTGAAGCAATacccatgaacaacaaaatacctatgaacctcaagatctcttcagaatctgttgaAAAAGTACTATTTACGTCTTTTTGCCTTGcatacaaatttgtttgatatgctatgttatctatcatggctggagtaacgaacatacgaaaatactcatatggagacctaattgcaagaggcttttcatgttcatatgccggcaaaggatcattttcaatgtcatctacggtccactgagatgaaacttgaagagcaatattctcatggatctcttcctcatccgggtattcctcaatcctaaaagttttctttttcctcattactttctgctttttggctggcctttctttcctttcttcctcctcatcatcacttgacatctctgcatccggtggcaagtattcatcaccactatccagcaattctggttcgtctacctctggttccgagtcactgtcttcagaaacgcagacatacctcgacctgctggtcgactgctccccataaaacagcctctcatggaactggaaggacaatagaaacctcctgtataaatccagaccactacagagttcatatatg includes these proteins:
- the LOC138852522 gene encoding piggyBac transposable element-derived protein 3-like, with product MSFHERLFYGEQSTSRSRYVCVSEDSDSEPEVDEPELLDSGDEYLPPDAEMSSDDEEEERKERPAKKQKVMRKKKTFRIEEYPDEEEIHENIALQVSSQWTVDDIENDPLPAYEHEKPLAIRSPYEYFRMFVTPAMIDNIAYQTNLYARQKDVNSTFSTDSEEILRFIGILLFMGIASLPSLEDYWKAAFRIPQVVDSMASKRFRYLRSHIHFNDNTKKDNDRFYKVRPLYTELTNACLKIPATPKQSIDEVMVGFKGKTAGNLRQYIKTKPDKWGFKLFCRASQDGLKHDILMYQGTTTFDTHPIQLPQEESKLPISTKIVLVLAQTMNKTNTSAIYADNFFSSIPLVKLLRDKYNCRYTGTVRDNRCGKPDLAPIKQMERNTVVRGNFCFNNNDGVLVVRWKDTKVVTLVTTDIGVEPLSLVDRYNRVTKRKDQISCPAVIKNYNANMGGIDKSNMLMHLYKTPMKSKRWYMRLFAYILDLAVVNAWLLYCRDSRAIKQKCMQLKYFRNCISEIARSKGQNLRGSILKTTPRPSPTNSPCTSNGVGIVKPGRGKRTEMPDDSVRKDLSLMHFPMAGQRPFTCKYCSNTKKPVTSSFVCSVCKVNLCIKTDRNCFSDFHLSI